In the Leifsonia sp. 466MF genome, one interval contains:
- a CDS encoding RecQ family ATP-dependent DNA helicase codes for MTTATDALSSLRALVGRPEAEFHDGQFEAIIALVDDHRRALVVQRTGWGKSAVYFVATMLLRARGAGPTILVSPLLALMRDQVAAAERAGVRAVTINSSNRHEWDDVAARLREDSVDVLLVSPERLNNPDFRDTQLPALVERSGLLVVDEAHCISDWGHDFRPDYRRLRDLIGQLPDGVPVLATTATANERVVADVVEQLGVGREAEVLTIRGPLARRSLRLGVLPLPDATARLAWLAGHLGDLPGSGIVYTLTVSAAEDTARVLRRAGHEAHAYTGQTDTAEREDLEGRLKRNEVKVLVATSALGMGFDKPDLGFVVHLGAPSSPVAYYQQVGRAGRATENADVLLLPGPEDRAIWQYFATASMPSREKAAAVLEALGSEPLSTRVLESRVDLRASTLELLLKVLDVDGAVRRVSGGWVSTGAPWEYDEERYARIAAAREAEQQSMLDYESTSGCRMEFLQRALDDPDAGPCGRCDNCAGVWYPTEVDGSAAGEVGTILDRVGVELEPRKLWPTGADRLGVAVKGKIGVDQQLRPGRALARLTDLGWGGRLRELLADDAADQPVPPAVLDACVRVLADWDWDARPGAVVAMPSRRRPELIETLARGLAGIGRLPFAGTLDWRGGPPTGAPGGNSAFRLASVWNRFSADGLDLPPGVPVLLVDDLVDSRWTITVAGQELLRAGAGAVLPFATAVRS; via the coding sequence ATGACCACTGCAACAGATGCCCTCTCCAGCCTCCGGGCCCTCGTCGGGCGACCGGAGGCCGAGTTCCATGACGGGCAGTTCGAGGCCATCATCGCTCTGGTCGACGATCATCGACGGGCCCTGGTCGTGCAGCGCACGGGATGGGGCAAGTCCGCGGTGTACTTCGTGGCGACCATGTTGCTGCGAGCCCGGGGCGCAGGGCCGACCATCCTGGTCTCGCCTCTGCTGGCGCTCATGCGCGACCAGGTGGCGGCAGCCGAGCGGGCGGGTGTGCGCGCCGTGACCATCAACTCGTCCAATCGGCACGAGTGGGACGATGTGGCGGCCCGTCTCCGGGAGGACTCGGTCGACGTGCTCCTCGTCTCGCCGGAGCGGCTGAACAACCCGGACTTCCGCGACACGCAGCTGCCGGCCCTGGTCGAGCGCAGCGGACTGCTGGTGGTGGATGAAGCCCACTGCATCTCGGACTGGGGACACGACTTCCGGCCCGACTATCGCCGGCTCCGCGACCTGATCGGGCAGCTTCCCGACGGCGTGCCCGTGCTCGCGACCACGGCGACGGCCAACGAGCGCGTCGTGGCCGACGTGGTGGAGCAGCTCGGTGTCGGCCGCGAAGCCGAGGTCCTGACGATCCGCGGGCCACTCGCCCGGCGATCGCTGCGATTGGGAGTCCTCCCGCTGCCCGACGCCACCGCCCGGCTCGCCTGGCTCGCCGGTCACCTCGGCGACCTGCCCGGCAGCGGCATCGTGTACACCCTGACGGTGTCGGCCGCAGAGGACACCGCGCGGGTGCTCCGCCGCGCCGGCCACGAAGCGCACGCGTACACCGGGCAGACGGACACCGCCGAGCGGGAAGACCTGGAGGGCCGGCTCAAGCGCAACGAGGTCAAGGTGCTCGTGGCGACGAGTGCTCTCGGGATGGGCTTCGACAAGCCGGACCTCGGCTTCGTCGTCCACCTGGGGGCGCCGTCGTCTCCCGTCGCCTACTACCAGCAGGTGGGTCGCGCCGGCCGGGCGACCGAGAACGCCGATGTGCTGTTGCTCCCCGGCCCGGAGGACCGCGCCATCTGGCAGTACTTCGCGACCGCTTCCATGCCGTCGCGCGAGAAGGCCGCCGCTGTGCTCGAGGCGCTCGGGTCGGAGCCCCTGTCGACGCGCGTGCTGGAGAGCCGCGTCGACCTCCGGGCGTCCACGCTGGAACTGCTGCTGAAGGTGCTGGATGTCGACGGCGCCGTGAGGCGGGTGAGCGGCGGCTGGGTCTCGACCGGCGCACCCTGGGAGTACGACGAAGAGCGGTACGCCCGCATCGCTGCCGCCCGCGAGGCGGAGCAGCAATCGATGCTCGACTACGAGTCCACGTCCGGGTGCCGGATGGAGTTCCTGCAGCGCGCGCTCGACGACCCGGATGCCGGCCCCTGCGGCCGCTGCGACAACTGCGCGGGCGTCTGGTACCCGACGGAGGTGGACGGCAGTGCGGCCGGCGAGGTCGGCACCATCCTCGACAGGGTCGGTGTCGAGCTCGAGCCGCGCAAGCTGTGGCCGACGGGCGCTGATCGCCTCGGGGTTGCGGTGAAGGGCAAGATCGGGGTGGACCAGCAGCTCCGGCCCGGTAGGGCGCTCGCCCGGTTGACAGACCTCGGCTGGGGCGGTCGCCTGCGTGAGCTGCTGGCCGACGACGCGGCCGACCAGCCGGTGCCGCCCGCTGTCCTCGACGCGTGCGTGCGGGTACTCGCCGACTGGGACTGGGATGCGCGCCCGGGAGCCGTCGTCGCGATGCCCTCACGCCGGCGACCGGAGCTCATCGAGACCCTCGCTCGCGGGCTCGCGGGTATCGGCCGCCTTCCGTTCGCCGGGACGCTCGACTGGCGCGGTGGACCGCCGACCGGAGCACCCGGCGGCAACAGCGCTTTCCGGCTGGCGTCCGTGTGGAACCGGTTCTCGGCCGACGGGCTCGATCTGCCGCCCGGCGTCCCCGTCCTCCTCGTGGACGACCTCGTCGACAGTCGCTGGACGATCACGGTCGCCGGTCAAGAGCTCCTGCGTGCGGGAGCAGGGGCAGTTCTCCCGTTCGCGACCGCAGTGCGTAGCTGA
- the bsh gene encoding choloylglycine hydrolase, producing the protein MDVIDGSDGPGARCLLLVDRPRGERDEDTRPTKRADTMCTGLSYTTKDHYFGRNLDLEYSYNETVTVTPRNFPFEFRNIGTLTPHHAIIGIATISDGYPLYYDAANEKGLGMAGLNFPGNADYKPEVPVKTNVTPFEFIPWVLGQFETVDQVEAALSDVNLVDIAFSEAFPLSPLHWIIGDKNRSITVESVKEGLRVYDNPFGVLTNNPTFEIQAFGLNDYMNLSTYPPKNHFSKDISFDIYSRGMGAIGLPGDLSSASRFAKAVFTRMNSVAGESESESISQFFHILGSVAQQRGCVHVGDDDKYEITIYSSCCNTDGGVYYYTTYENSQITGVDMHKEDLEGYALVDFPLVKGQQVRMQN; encoded by the coding sequence GTGGATGTGATCGACGGCTCTGACGGTCCTGGTGCCCGGTGTCTGTTACTGGTAGACCGGCCCCGAGGAGAGCGCGACGAAGACACCCGACCGACAAAAAGGGCAGATACGATGTGCACTGGACTGAGCTATACGACCAAAGACCATTACTTCGGGCGAAACCTCGACCTCGAGTACTCCTATAACGAGACCGTCACCGTCACCCCGAGAAATTTCCCGTTCGAGTTCCGCAACATCGGAACTCTTACACCTCATCACGCCATCATCGGCATCGCCACGATTTCGGACGGTTACCCGCTGTATTACGACGCAGCGAACGAGAAAGGCCTCGGTATGGCCGGCCTCAATTTCCCTGGCAACGCTGACTACAAACCAGAAGTTCCAGTCAAGACGAACGTCACACCTTTCGAGTTCATCCCGTGGGTGCTTGGACAGTTCGAGACGGTGGACCAGGTTGAGGCAGCGTTGAGCGACGTCAACCTCGTCGACATCGCGTTCAGTGAAGCATTTCCGCTGTCGCCGTTGCACTGGATCATCGGCGATAAAAACCGGTCGATCACGGTGGAGAGTGTGAAGGAGGGCCTCCGGGTGTATGACAACCCGTTCGGCGTCCTCACCAACAATCCGACTTTCGAGATTCAGGCTTTCGGTCTGAACGACTACATGAATCTGTCGACTTATCCTCCGAAGAACCACTTCTCGAAGGACATCTCCTTCGACATCTACAGCCGTGGAATGGGTGCGATCGGTCTGCCAGGCGACCTGTCTTCGGCATCTCGCTTCGCGAAGGCGGTGTTCACTCGGATGAACTCCGTGGCCGGCGAATCGGAGTCGGAGTCCATCAGCCAGTTCTTCCACATCCTGGGATCGGTTGCGCAACAGCGCGGGTGTGTCCATGTCGGAGACGACGACAAATACGAAATCACGATCTATTCGTCCTGCTGCAACACCGATGGCGGCGTGTACTACTACACCACGTACGAGAACAGCCAGATCACGGGTGTCGACATGCACAAGGAGGATCTCGAAGGATACGCGCTGGTCGACTTCCCGCTGGTGAAAGGTCAGCAGGTCAGAATGCAGAACTAG
- a CDS encoding UDP-N-acetylmuramate dehydrogenase → MTDSTPALAELTTIRVGGVPHRLVVANDRDGVVDAVREARDTAEDWLLLGGGSNTVASDDGFDGTVIHIRSRGVERLAAPEGRIRLRVQAGEPWDELVALTVRNGWSGIEALSGIPGSTGAAPVQNIGAYGQELESALVGVEFLDDASDEIVYLTRQELGLGYRTSVLKRGRIGVVLSVDLELADGAVPGAIGAPLSAPVAYAQLADALGVPLGSRVPVAELRRAVLALRSSKGMVLDPADPDSVSSGSFFTNPIVSEGFARTLPANAPRWPQAPLEADTVMDIPLGGVHPLDVPPLATAEYTVKLSAAWLIENAGIRRGFALPGSGAAISSKHTLAIINRGGATAADVAQLASFIQSRVQSEFGVVLQPEPVMVGLSL, encoded by the coding sequence ATGACCGACTCGACGCCGGCACTCGCCGAGCTCACCACCATCCGCGTCGGCGGCGTGCCGCACCGGCTCGTCGTCGCCAACGACCGCGACGGCGTGGTGGACGCGGTGCGGGAAGCGCGCGACACTGCCGAGGACTGGCTGCTGCTCGGCGGTGGCTCGAACACGGTGGCGAGCGACGACGGCTTCGATGGGACCGTCATCCACATCCGCAGCCGTGGTGTCGAGCGTCTGGCCGCGCCCGAGGGCCGGATCCGGCTCCGCGTGCAGGCCGGCGAGCCGTGGGACGAGCTCGTCGCCCTCACCGTGCGCAACGGCTGGTCCGGGATCGAGGCGCTGAGCGGCATCCCTGGCTCAACAGGCGCCGCGCCCGTGCAGAACATCGGTGCGTACGGCCAGGAGCTCGAGTCCGCGCTGGTCGGGGTGGAATTCCTCGACGATGCCTCGGACGAGATCGTGTACCTCACTCGACAGGAGCTGGGCCTGGGATACCGCACCTCGGTGCTCAAGCGCGGACGCATCGGCGTCGTGCTCTCGGTCGACCTGGAGCTCGCAGACGGCGCAGTGCCCGGCGCGATCGGTGCGCCGCTGAGCGCGCCGGTGGCGTATGCCCAGCTCGCGGACGCCCTGGGCGTGCCTCTCGGTTCCCGGGTGCCCGTAGCCGAACTGCGTCGCGCGGTGCTCGCCCTGCGGTCGTCGAAGGGCATGGTGCTCGACCCGGCCGACCCCGACTCGGTCAGCTCCGGCTCGTTCTTCACCAACCCGATCGTGTCAGAGGGCTTCGCCCGTACCCTTCCCGCCAACGCCCCCCGCTGGCCGCAGGCGCCGCTGGAGGCCGACACGGTGATGGACATCCCGCTCGGCGGCGTGCATCCGCTCGACGTTCCGCCTCTCGCGACAGCCGAGTACACCGTGAAGCTCAGTGCCGCGTGGTTGATCGAGAACGCGGGCATCCGCCGCGGGTTCGCCCTGCCCGGCTCGGGCGCTGCCATCTCGTCCAAGCACACGCTCGCGATCATCAATCGCGGTGGCGCGACGGCGGCCGACGTCGCCCAGCTGGCGTCATTCATCCAGTCGAGGGTGCAATCCGAGTTCGGTGTGGTGCTGCAGCCGGAACCCGTCATGGTCGGCCTCAGCCTCTGA
- a CDS encoding MaoC family dehydratase gives MATPDFDSLTVGDVVAERTVELTRDSLVRYAGASGDFNPIHYRDDIATSVGLPGVIAHGMLTMGLSVQPVVDWAGDPALVADYQVRFTRPVVVDPTEGATVTVTAKIGQLDAEARIARIDLTTTFGGETVLGKAQVRVRLA, from the coding sequence ATGGCCACCCCCGACTTCGACAGCCTGACCGTCGGCGACGTGGTCGCCGAGCGCACGGTCGAACTGACCCGTGACTCGCTCGTTCGATACGCGGGAGCCTCCGGCGATTTCAACCCCATCCACTACCGCGACGACATCGCGACCTCGGTGGGCCTGCCCGGCGTCATCGCGCACGGGATGCTCACCATGGGCCTCTCCGTGCAGCCTGTGGTCGACTGGGCCGGTGACCCTGCCCTGGTGGCGGACTACCAGGTCCGGTTCACCCGCCCGGTGGTTGTCGACCCGACGGAGGGCGCCACGGTGACCGTGACCGCCAAGATCGGCCAGCTGGATGCGGAAGCGCGAATCGCGCGCATCGACCTGACCACGACGTTCGGCGGCGAGACCGTGCTCGGCAAGGCGCAGGTCCGCGTCCGGCTGGCATGA
- a CDS encoding MaoC family dehydratase N-terminal domain-containing protein, with protein MPVNPELQGREFPPTRPYLVGREKVREFARAVFATSPVCFDVDAARAQGHRDLVAPPTFPVVVQEATLAQLLSEPDAGIDFSRVVHGDQRFSFSRPVFAGDELTATLRVTSVKSLGAHSMVTAESTIVDADGAHVVTATSTLVVRGDE; from the coding sequence GTGCCAGTGAACCCAGAGCTGCAGGGACGTGAGTTCCCGCCCACCCGGCCGTACCTCGTCGGGCGAGAGAAAGTGCGCGAGTTCGCTCGTGCGGTCTTCGCGACCTCGCCGGTCTGTTTCGATGTCGACGCGGCGCGCGCGCAGGGACACCGCGACCTCGTGGCCCCGCCGACGTTCCCGGTGGTGGTTCAGGAGGCGACGCTCGCGCAGCTGCTCTCCGAGCCCGACGCGGGGATCGACTTCAGCCGTGTGGTCCACGGCGACCAGCGCTTCTCGTTCTCGCGCCCGGTGTTCGCGGGCGACGAACTGACCGCGACCCTCCGGGTGACCTCCGTGAAGTCGCTCGGCGCGCACTCGATGGTGACAGCCGAGTCGACCATCGTCGACGCCGACGGCGCGCACGTGGTGACCGCGACATCCACCCTGGTCGTGCGAGGAGACGAGTAA